The proteins below are encoded in one region of Amycolatopsis acidiphila:
- a CDS encoding Rieske 2Fe-2S domain-containing protein produces the protein MRLHGLDLELTGWFQVAWSGDIGPEQVVPLRYFGRDLVAYRGKDGVVRVHDRHCRHLGASLAHGGCVVDEGIQCPFHGWVWAPDGHNVSIPYQERPNKARKLGSWPVVERNESIYVWFDHAGREPYWDVPDALHDTPHAADREFHPAGPDARESFPDLRVHPQMVVENTVDPHHFRFVHRTPLSPVVLEEKVEGPQWWARVGFGKGWRDHAHDEDGALRTDTANTIEILWSGMGVSVNVEHMREGVRVITINTTPVEDGRSEIFATYWIDRAGDEESYRRRLAEAKLALPDDIKIWNHQIFLDPPALATEEARGFRRMRRWARQFYPGDVGENGPAGTGDTRAPGTEKLEAGAS, from the coding sequence GTGCGCTTGCATGGGCTGGATCTGGAGCTGACCGGATGGTTCCAGGTGGCGTGGTCGGGGGACATCGGGCCGGAGCAGGTGGTGCCGCTGCGCTACTTCGGCCGGGACCTGGTGGCCTATCGCGGCAAGGACGGCGTGGTCCGGGTGCACGACCGGCACTGCCGGCACCTGGGTGCGAGCCTGGCGCACGGCGGCTGCGTCGTCGACGAGGGCATCCAGTGCCCCTTCCACGGCTGGGTCTGGGCGCCGGACGGGCACAACGTGTCCATCCCCTACCAGGAACGCCCCAACAAGGCCCGCAAGCTCGGCAGCTGGCCGGTCGTGGAGCGCAACGAGTCGATCTACGTCTGGTTCGACCACGCCGGCCGGGAGCCCTACTGGGACGTGCCGGACGCGCTCCACGACACTCCGCACGCCGCCGACCGCGAGTTCCACCCCGCCGGGCCCGACGCCCGCGAAAGCTTTCCGGACCTGCGGGTGCATCCGCAGATGGTCGTCGAGAACACGGTCGACCCGCACCACTTCCGGTTCGTCCACCGCACCCCGCTCAGCCCGGTCGTCCTCGAAGAGAAGGTCGAGGGCCCGCAGTGGTGGGCGCGGGTCGGCTTCGGGAAGGGCTGGCGCGACCACGCGCACGACGAGGACGGCGCGCTGCGCACGGACACGGCGAACACCATCGAGATCCTGTGGTCCGGGATGGGGGTCAGCGTCAACGTCGAGCACATGCGCGAAGGCGTGCGGGTGATCACCATCAACACCACTCCCGTCGAGGACGGCCGCAGCGAGATCTTCGCGACGTACTGGATCGACCGGGCCGGCGACGAGGAGAGCTACCGGCGGCGCCTTGCCGAGGCCAAGCTCGCCCTGCCCGACGACATCAAGATCTGGAACCACCAGATCTTCCTGGACCCGCCGGCGCTGGCCACCGAAGAGGCCCGCGGCTTCCGCCGGATGCGGCGCTGGGCGCGCCAGTTCTACCCGGGTGACGTGGGCGAGAACGGCCCGGCCGGCACCGGCGACACCCGCGCACCGGGAACCGAGAAGCTCGAAGCCGGTGCCTCCTGA
- a CDS encoding TetR/AcrR family transcriptional regulator: MNMPTGRAVESGRAERERAGIVRAAHRLIGRGGGTTAIEDILRAAGVNRRTFYRHFPSKDALVLAMQREAGELVRNRLRAAVGGAADGRAAVIAWIEEFLGIGWHERQAREGRTFLAPEVGMVAGIADALEDVHACHREILVEAFGRAREDGTLPAAVPGRDAFAVHAVVLRCLEMRARARLDRPYPVVRDEIVRLFVPGAGSER; encoded by the coding sequence ATGAACATGCCGACAGGCCGGGCGGTCGAGTCGGGCCGCGCCGAACGGGAGCGGGCGGGCATCGTCCGTGCCGCGCACCGGCTGATCGGCCGCGGCGGCGGGACGACGGCGATCGAGGACATCCTGCGGGCCGCCGGGGTGAACCGGCGCACCTTCTACCGGCATTTCCCGTCCAAGGACGCCCTGGTGCTCGCCATGCAGCGCGAGGCGGGCGAGCTCGTGCGCAATCGCTTGCGGGCGGCGGTCGGCGGCGCCGCGGACGGCCGGGCCGCGGTGATCGCCTGGATCGAGGAGTTCCTCGGCATCGGCTGGCACGAGCGGCAGGCCAGGGAAGGACGGACCTTCCTCGCCCCGGAGGTCGGCATGGTCGCCGGGATCGCCGACGCGCTCGAGGACGTGCACGCCTGTCACCGGGAGATCCTGGTGGAGGCCTTCGGCAGGGCCCGCGAGGACGGCACGCTGCCCGCGGCGGTTCCCGGACGGGACGCCTTCGCCGTGCACGCGGTCGTGCTGCGCTGCCTGGAGATGCGGGCCCGGGCTCGGCTGGACCGCCCGTATCCGGTCGTTCGCGACGAGATCGTCCGGCTGTTCGTGCCCGGGGCCGGCTCAGAACGCTGA
- a CDS encoding SDR family oxidoreductase, which translates to MDFGIRGRTALVTGGSKGMGRDVARMLAAEGCRVAVVARTKADIDDAVASIREQGGTAVGITADMTDGEQVRRAVAEVREAFGPPSIVIGQTKFTVPGDFADIEDVATYTDSFQTYTVSQVNLLHAVLPAMRDAGWGRFVHIGSATAKEPVGNIHHAVANATRPSTIGLLKTVSDEYARYGITVNTVAPGWIETQNAVDYLRANAGVATEDERRSWMLDNARVPAARMGRSDEIASLIVYLCSAQAGYVTGNWIEVDGGHHRSAF; encoded by the coding sequence ATGGATTTCGGTATCAGGGGCAGGACCGCGCTGGTCACCGGCGGCAGCAAGGGCATGGGGCGCGACGTCGCGCGGATGCTGGCCGCCGAGGGGTGCCGGGTGGCCGTCGTCGCCCGGACGAAGGCGGACATCGACGACGCGGTCGCCTCGATCCGGGAACAGGGCGGCACGGCCGTCGGCATCACCGCGGACATGACCGACGGGGAGCAGGTGCGCCGGGCCGTGGCCGAGGTGCGCGAGGCGTTCGGCCCGCCGTCGATCGTGATCGGCCAGACGAAGTTCACCGTGCCCGGCGACTTCGCCGACATCGAGGACGTGGCCACCTACACTGACTCGTTCCAGACCTACACCGTCAGCCAGGTCAACCTGTTGCACGCGGTACTGCCCGCGATGCGCGACGCCGGCTGGGGGCGGTTCGTGCACATCGGGTCGGCGACGGCGAAGGAGCCGGTGGGCAACATCCACCACGCGGTCGCCAACGCGACCCGCCCGTCGACCATCGGCCTGCTCAAGACCGTCTCGGACGAGTACGCCCGGTACGGCATCACCGTCAACACGGTCGCCCCCGGCTGGATCGAGACCCAGAACGCCGTGGACTACCTGCGGGCCAACGCCGGGGTGGCGACCGAAGACGAGCGCCGGAGCTGGATGCTCGACAACGCCCGGGTGCCCGCCGCCAGGATGGGCCGCTCCGACGAGATCGCCTCGCTCATCGTCTACCTCTGCTCGGCGCAGGCCGGATATGTGACCGGCAACTGGATCGAGGTCGACGGCGGGCACCACCGCTCAGCGTTCTGA